TAGACGTGATAAACGCTTGAACATTTGCTGTGATATCTTGGAAACTTGTTGGTGTTAATGCGCCAAATAATACGGCAACAAGAACTAGAGCCAATGTAATCCAAAATACATTTGTTACTTGTTTCATAATTCCCCCTACTTTCATTTAATTTTACACACAGTTTCCTACCCTAACGCACATTTAACATGAGGTCAAGGGTTGGGTATAAATTCTTATGTATGTAACTAGATATTTATACCTGTTTTAAACGTTTTTTAAACCTAATCTTCATCTTTAACATCAATATCATCGGGAATCGGTGTATTCCGCCATTCATCAATCATTTCTTTCACTTTTTCCAGCTGTTCATAATGCTTGTCAAACTGGCTGTGATTGATTAAATAATTCTCTCCGTCGTGAACGGATTTAATTTTCCCGTTTAAGACATACGAGTGAACTTGCTCGATCGGCAGACCAAGCTTTTTTGCTGTTTCTTCAATTGTTAAATACATCCATTTTCACCTACTTTCGAAAGGAATAGTATGGTATCGTTTTCAGTAAGAATGATTCGGAGGATTAAGATGAAAACGTCTATCGCTTATTTCATTGTATTACTTGCTGCGGTCTTATGGGGAACAACTGGAACCGCACAGACTTTTTTACCTCAATCGACACATCCATTATCCATCGGGGCTCTAAGAATGGCAATTGGTGGTTTTACGTTACTCCTTTATTTACTTATGACAAAGAAACTAGATATAACGTCTATTCCGTGGAAACCTGCACTTATTGCGGGAATATGCATGGCCTTATTTCAACCATTGTTTTTCACGTCGGTACGCGTCACAGGTATAGCTGTTGGAACTGTTGTTGCAATAGGTAGTGCACCAATTTTCACGGGCATTCTGGAACGAATTTTTTGGAAGCGAAAGCCGAATCGAAAATGGGTCATCGCAACGATTATGGCAATACTTGGTTGCATACTTTTATTTTCCAATAAAGAATCAGTCACCGTGAATCCTTTCGGAATCGGTATGTCGCTAGTAGCGGGATTTGCATTTGCATTATATACGATCGTTAGTAAGGATGTGCTCGCAAAATTAGCACCTGTTTCCTCTGTTGCAGTGACATTTTCCATTAGTGCGCTCTTCCTTTCCCCGTTTTTCCTGTTATTTCCGATAGGGTGGGTGGTGGATGGGGCAAACTTCACAACGATACTGTATCTAGGATGGATGACGACGACCCTTGCGTATATTTTATTCCTAACAGGGTTAAAACACATTCCGTCCTCTGCGGCGGTGACACTTTCGTTAGGAGAACCCTTAACCGCTGCTCTTTTGAGCGTTTTTGTGGTGAATGAAACACTCAGCATGGTTTCGTGGCTCGGCGTCGGATTATTGCTAGGTGGCATAATCGTTCTCACCATTCAGCGGAAAAAACCTGTTCGTGAAGAAGGCTTTTCCATTTCTTAAGAATTTCTTCAGAAAGTTGTGAGGGTGGACTTAAGATTCAATCGATAAGCTAAAAGTACGAACAAAATGGGGGAATGAAAGATGTCGTATACAATTTTAGTGGTAGATGACGATGAAGAAATCCGTAACGGGATTGAAATTTATTTGAAAAACGATGGCTATGATGTGGTGAAAGCGTCGAATGGGAAAGAAGCAGTCCAACATTTAGAGCAAGCCGAAGTCCATTTAATCATTTTAGATGTCATGATGCCTCAAATGGACGGGATTCAAGCAACATTTCATATTCGGACGACGTTCAATGTACCAATCATCATGTTAAGTGCGAAAGTAGAAGATAGCGATAAAATTCATGGGTTGTCCGTTGGAGCAGATGACTACGTGACAAAGCCTTTTCATCCGCTTGAACTAATGGCTCGTGTGAAATCGCAATTACGTCGATATACCACATTAGGAAATATGGAAAAAGTATCGAATCGTTTGACGATCCGTGGACTGGAATTGGACGAGGAAGCAAAAGAAGTAACACTTGATGGCGTTTCACTCAAGTTAACGCCAATTGAATATAAAATTACCGAGTTACTCATGCGTCATGCTGGCAAGGTATTTTCCATTCATCAAATTTACGAACTCGTTTGGAACGAAGAAGCCTATAACGCAGAAAATATAGTAGCTGTACATATACGGAAAATACGTGAAAAAATGGAAGTGGATCCGAAAAATCCACAGTATATTAAGGTGGTGTGGGGAGTTGGATACAAAATCGAAAAGTAAGTCCTCCAACGTATTATCCGTCATCGCCGTCATCATTGCCTGTTTTACATTGCTCTATTGTCTACAATTTATCCCCCATTTTGTCGACATGCACGCATGGAAGGAAAATCGTGTAATCGCACATTTTTCTCGATTGCTAAAAGGAGCTAATTGGTTGTGAGAAAAAAATTTATCCAGTATTTATTATATAGTTTGGCTGTAATTGGGTTAATAACTTTTATAGATAACGGTTTTTCGTTACTTAAAAATTCTTATGAAGACTCATATCAATATGAACAATTTGTTCAAGAAAAAATAACTGAGGTAAGTCCCTACTTGTTCGTTGATAAATTAAAGTTGAATGATCATGTGTCTTCAAGTGAAATAAATCAATATCGAGAATATTATGGTTCACTAGACACCCAAAAATTCAACATAGCTTCACAATATAATGATAGTATCGAGCGAGCTCGTGCAGAAAATAACGTAGAACTCGAGCAACAACTTTTGAAAGAACGCAATACTAAACTCGAAGACGTTTCGAAAAATTTTCAAGATGACGAATATGTAAGAAATAAGATTGGAAAAATGAAAAAGGCAGTATTTGAAGAATATATTAGAAATGTAAAAAGCGATTCTTCTTACGCAAGCTATTGGTCAAAAGAAATGGTTTATCATTTGCAGGACCGAATGCATGGTACAACTTTTCAAAACGGTGAGCTACAGTCAGCTGGTGATTTGCTGAAAAAGTTCTCTTCAACTTCACATGCAATTTCAGTACCAATAGTTTCATCAGAATATGAAAGTATCAACGAAACAGAATTAAATGCGGCGGGACTTTACTCTATTCAAGATTTGATCAATTGGGATGGATATTCCGTATTAGTGGGAAGTGCTGGTTTTAAAGAAAATAGTTTGCCGTCAGAAGTATTAGATTCAAAAAACTATTTTAACTACAAAAAAGAATTTTTTTCGATTCTTTGGGTGATAGCACTATTAAGTGGATTGGCGGATATTGCACTCACATATAAACGAAAGAGAGATCGAGGTATTGCTTCTATCCCTCGCTGGATGAGTAACTGGAAATTAGAATTTCGTTTGA
The Paenisporosarcina cavernae genome window above contains:
- a CDS encoding excisionase family DNA-binding protein, whose amino-acid sequence is MYLTIEETAKKLGLPIEQVHSYVLNGKIKSVHDGENYLINHSQFDKHYEQLEKVKEMIDEWRNTPIPDDIDVKDED
- a CDS encoding DMT family transporter, with the translated sequence MKTSIAYFIVLLAAVLWGTTGTAQTFLPQSTHPLSIGALRMAIGGFTLLLYLLMTKKLDITSIPWKPALIAGICMALFQPLFFTSVRVTGIAVGTVVAIGSAPIFTGILERIFWKRKPNRKWVIATIMAILGCILLFSNKESVTVNPFGIGMSLVAGFAFALYTIVSKDVLAKLAPVSSVAVTFSISALFLSPFFLLFPIGWVVDGANFTTILYLGWMTTTLAYILFLTGLKHIPSSAAVTLSLGEPLTAALLSVFVVNETLSMVSWLGVGLLLGGIIVLTIQRKKPVREEGFSIS
- a CDS encoding response regulator transcription factor; the protein is MSYTILVVDDDEEIRNGIEIYLKNDGYDVVKASNGKEAVQHLEQAEVHLIILDVMMPQMDGIQATFHIRTTFNVPIIMLSAKVEDSDKIHGLSVGADDYVTKPFHPLELMARVKSQLRRYTTLGNMEKVSNRLTIRGLELDEEAKEVTLDGVSLKLTPIEYKITELLMRHAGKVFSIHQIYELVWNEEAYNAENIVAVHIRKIREKMEVDPKNPQYIKVVWGVGYKIEK